cgcagaaaagggttgagtggcagtaggcctcagacaaatgagcatagttgcatgcaatagtgcatagccccaagcagaaacagggagattggtgcgcataaccaatgctctagcgaccatttgaagtcttttaatggcagcttctgcgagaccattttgggtgtgaacatgaggaacatgatgttcaacctcaatctcaatggacatgcaatagtcatcaaacgtttttgatgtaaactcttcagcattgtcaagactaattgacttaatgggatgatcaaggtagtgagcccttaatttaatgatttgtgctaggagtttagcaaatgcatcatttcttgtggacaatagcatgacatgtgaccatgtgtcgatgcatcaaccaacaccataaaatatctaaatggtccgcaagttggttgaataggtcaacaaatatcaccttggattctttgtaagaatgaaatattttctttagtgtcctttgcataggatggtctcgatcctaattttgctaaaaagcaggctttgcaaaacgaaagatgggctttagaagcaaccagggaagtatctggttgagccacgaagtcacaattgactttagaagtagaaaaaggaaccaatgaGGTATTGGtggtgtcaataccacttttgggccgtaGGGGGTAGGCagcgccagccctaccttggatcgaattttggttctgacttcttttcgttttgaaaaatggatgtccgtgtgaagtctttaatacacggatcatcatatcacgatttgggtgtcccaaacgatcatgccaaagcctatatgtgtcagaatctcataagtcatctctcatgacatggttggattcaataattcgaatagtggttgcatacaacccactagatcgacataTAAGTTTCTCTagtactcgtttatgtccgtagtcattagaggtggtgcaaaggaactcttgtccattctcacaatgtgtttccacatgaaaaccattggctcttatatctttaaaacttaatagggtccttccagccctaggagcatatagagtttcggtgacattaatacttgtgccatttggcaacataaattgaactggtcctcgaccatgaatcaattgtgatggtccagccattgtagtcacagaagatcgactaggtgtcatccatagaaatagtttcCTATGttgcaatatagtatgtgtggtgccactatcaataaggcattccaactctccaggaaacatactgaaaaataataaagttcggaattaaaacatgtccatgacatcaaataataatacgatactttattaataaagatagccaatgattacatcaaaggtcccaaaaagtctaatccaaaataaaatcaaactaagacacattgtagtcactctatccgtttggtaactccaatcaaatatgaccaggaaagtagagagagatgttggtggagcgaggctctcttaaataccattaatctcaatgactttcctagacatcatatttcattgggtgcaccacataagaaagagtttaatacaattgtcatttattgactaaggcatattgccattacaaaaattcttggaaaataaaaggactaatctaatcaaagtttacggcatccttgtgcacttcatcgtcagctttgaagtcctctatggtgagatggacgtctccaccattttcttcttcttctgcaaggtacagttcttgctccctcagggccctgtatgccctgtatcttgaagcttgTTGCTCGCTTgtcttgcattgcttgaaccaatgctcacttgatccacatcgatgacacatgtcattgtggttgcctccctttacttgaggtgcacgttgtgggcgttccctaggagggttggtgctaccaccacgacccatggcgcctccaccacgaccagggataccacgaccacctctcccacgtgtggcattgcgtCCCTCATATCCTTTATTCTTaaggttccgctccttgcgccatCTTTttggtgcattataattcgcctcatgaacgcttttagttccaatgggtcttgaattataattcctcacgaatATGTTATCAtatttctcagctacagatatgagattgacaagctgatgaaacctcgtgatccgtccaacattgacttcagtgcggtattgctttgataaaacaatggttgaaacggggaaggtggggagagttttctcaattagctcttgctctgtgacaagttgtccacaaaacctcaacatggactgtaggcgaagagcttctgaattatattcagcaacagacttgaaattagcaaagcgcagattattccattgaaccttcaagtcagggaggagggaatcttagACATTGCCAAAgtgctcttctagcgctacccatagctctcttgcatccttgatagacatatactccaatctgagtgccttgtccatatggcgtcgcatcaagataattgcttgagcatgctttgtaggtgttcgcacgaacacacgatCTATGTTAGGTGCctagattatgggtaatattccctttgaagtgaggtggttctcaacatcggttacccaactgtggtaatccaaGCATGTTGAGttaagcatgggaaagtcgagtctaggttcattcgacatcttgaaaataagaagagaagatatattagtttcagagctaaacttccacgaaaactaaaataataagatttctgagctatgctaccaagaaaacaatttccaagaatctttTTGGATTataccaaacaataatgttttaatatggttacaatttgatgcttacggacgctcttagtccgagcattacgaacgctcttagttcgttaagcgtgaatccccacaattccgctttattaaataatcgaacccatgttcgtatattgaaaatcctgcataaaataaaggaatttaaaagacaagaaagtagGAACTTTAatatttaaaacttacttgttgaaattcggagcagattcgcttctgaacagctcccactttgaatggtgtacagatctcaaaacgatacaatagggctgaaatttggaggtcagatagaagaggtagagacgaacaactttgataaaggaaggattttgatctgaggtcccgatcaagatgtttcggggcgtgcaaacaggctgatctgcacaggaaatAGCGTgttgctgtgctgcaggggcagcaggtgtgcgacgatgctgcaggggtagtaggaggcacacgggtgctcaagggctgcaggagcagcgcACGGTATGGATAGCAAGGTctaggagcttgcggctgtttttggtgaaagaaatttcgagtgttagggtttttttctggctagggcttggtTTAGAGTattgtgctgataacatgttgtagagaattggataattgtattgtattcatctcaccatgaggtttatatagggttaaatcatgtatacaaaaggcaatacataatagctatactaatcaatcgcacattacgagtctgtcaatcgcatacattaagcaatacctattgcatgaatagtcattatcatttacaccattttagttttttttttttttaaaagttatTTTGGGAATTTTTCCATTTATGTCGAGCGCGACGTGAAAAAGATGTCTAATTGTCGATGCCACATCACAATTTGATGGCACATTTAGAGAGAACTCTGAGGATTGGACACGGAAGATGAATTTGGGAAGTGCAGGGGTacacatgattaaaaaaaaagatcaaggaCTAACATGATTTTCGACCCAAAGTTGGAGGAGgcaaactgaaattagtccaaATATAAACTACTATTGAATGATATAAGACCTAGCCGTTGTGTATTCATAGGATAGAAAGGGCATTAATTAATGTTAACTTAAGCTTCCACCACTATCTACATGTGATTGATTTGAAAGGTGCAGGGCCTCTTCCAAGTTAATTACAAATctatcattattctttcatgacATATCAGATTCTAGCTAAAACATAATGAATCTAGCcctataatattatatataatcAATCCTCTCTAAATAAGTAATATAATACCAACGTTTTCCATATAATAAGGTCACACCCCCAATTAATTGGTTAGGACACTTATCATTGGCTTATTTCATTTCATTACTCCACCCTATGATAAACTTTCATGTTCATTGCTCCACCCTATGATAAACCAGGAACACATTTTTTTTCATAACATTATAGTGTCTCTGCTCATTTGACCCAGATTACTACAGAGTTGAATGATATGATCATGGAGTTGTATCCTTCTAATTTATTCCATGGAGATGAACCAATCCCGGCCAGTTAGAAATCTCAACAGCTAGCTAACTCTGCTCATAAATCGACAAGTCTTAAAAAGAATTTATAATGAAAAGACATTTGGTTGACTTGTTGTGGCATAACTATCAATTTTTTTATCAAGCATAAATAAGTGGTACCTAGCCAGTCTGGGATAAAATTATGGTTTCGCTTCTGGGTTTGATTATGTTTTGAATGATTGAATGATCACATATGAgttgttttgatataaaattttGTACCCTTTTGTGTGTTTGTACTACTTcattttgctttatttttttgtttcttttccatTTTCGAGCTGGTAGAATAATTTTTACAATAGAGCAAAAATTATAGTGTTTTGTTAGGCAAATATAATATGATATTCTCCTACGGCATCTTGTTTTCAATGTTGTAATTACATTGTTTTGAATAGTAATGTTTTGATTGATAAAAAGTTGCATGTATGCTTGATTTTTAACAATCATATAGATGGGAGACTCACAGGGAAATGGTAAACGAATGGATCGTAAAACTTGGACTGCAGAAGAGACCAATGTTTTGCTTCAACTCATGGTTGAAGGCGCCAAACTTAGGTTGCATGATATAATGAGTAGCAAACAAACAATAGAGGCGAATCTACTTCCTAAACTTAAGGAAAAACTTGGTTATGATATAACTTTTAGTCATTACCAAAGCCGAGTGAAATGGTATAAGAAACAATACACCAATTACTCTCAGCTTATGCATCATATTTCTATGTTTGGATGGGACCCGATTACAAAGAGATTTACTGCTGATGATGAAGCGCAGATTATTTGAAGGTGAGCTTATTGTCTTTTGTCTTATTCTAATTTTGGAATACTAATTATATCAAATGGTTATCATATTGAtatcttggtttttgtttttctattttattgagTTTATGGCTTTTGTTTATTATGGTTTCATAATTCTGCACTTGctattaattgttttgttagaggttagaagttagaaccaaggactgaaaaatcaaaaaaattGCCGAAATATCGGCACAATTTTCGGTTTTGGAAGTCCTCGATATTATCCTTGGTTACCAAAGGAATTTCTCAATATTTATGAATGTTTTGCGAAACATTCAAAATTGCTGAGAATTTAAGGAATATTTGGCTAAATGGCCCCTCCCAACTGAAAACTACATGCCCAACTGAGACTTGAATAATGAATTtgcaatgaaaaatatatttgcACAATCCAAGAGTCGAACCTTGGTTGCTTGTGCAACAGCAATAGCTACTAAACCATTCTTGCTACCAAGCCATTAATATACCAAGCCATTTGCATATTAATTACATCTTTTAATATAACCTAATCAGAAGATTATGGTAAATATGTAATCAATAACCAATTTACAACTAAATATTTTTTTACGACCAATTCTCAATTTGAAGTAccaatatttcaaattcttactttagaaaaaacaaaaaaggaacaTTTTCATTGAATTTATTACACATTCATGTTCCGTAGCTTCATCCTTCATACATTTCTTATGCTATTATTTTAGTAATAAAAAATTAACTACGTTTAATATTACTAGGtatataattatttaatatCACTAAGTTTTGGTTTCTGTAGTCTATATTATTGGTCTAGTTCATTCTATTCACTATTCCATCTATTATAAAAGTTGAAAACCATTGAGAGTATTAAGTTAAATTTCAAGAAATATTAGACGACTCCGCATATACAACTTCATCTTAAATTACTACAACTCAATATATAACAATGTTCATTCAACATTCGTTTGAAGTaaagtagataattgatcaaataaacatatgcaaaagtttcattcaaaatttctgagtttttctttaaattttcattatttttcttgaatattTACCAATATCGACATTTCCTCGATATTTCTatcgaaattttcatttttcgaATTGTCGATATATCCTTAATATTTGATATTTTGTCCTTGGTTAGAACTATCTACTCTACACTTCTTATTAATTCTTATGTTAGAGTGAGACTAAAGTTAGTAATGTGGTTCTTCTTGTCATACCCCAAAAAAGTATATTACATAATTTTTAATCTTAAAATATTGTCGTCTTCCTAACCAAAAATATAGAGTTATTCAACATCGATGTCAGACTATGGCCTATTTTGGGATAGCTCGGCTTAAGTCGTAAACAACTGTAGTTTATATAGCTTATGAAAATTATTTTCTACCAACTTCTATAATTAGCAGCAATAGCTTAATAGTGTAACTTTTAAAATAAgatgctttatttaattttaccaaaaacaTTTTGCTGCTAGACTTACAAATTTTTTGCACAATATAAGCTTATACCAAACGGAGCATAAAGATCATGGCCGTACAATTGTGAAACAAAGCGTTTTCCATATACTGTCGTGTTATATTTAGAAAGAAAATGCAACAGccgagtgtttttttttttttttttggcgattAAAGATACAcaaacaaaacagaaagaaagaaacccgTGAAACAAGCTCTCATGGGGGAGCTGAAACGGATTCAGACATCAAGATTTGGAGCGTTGGATGTGGATTCTGAATCCAATTCAGAGGACACTCCGACCTTGAAGCAAGGTGACCAACTTGAACAGCTGCGGTATTTGCTTCCCTAATTATCCAAGACCAGTtgatagaagaaaaagaagaggccaTAAACCTGAGTGTTTTTAGGCTGAATATTGGAAGTGAGAATGTTATCCCTAATGTGGCCAGACGCTGGGTATTCAATTTTGACAGGAAATTAATCGGATTGTACAAAATTGTCTCCCAACAGGGTATAATAGGTAACAAACTGTTCGAATAGTTTGATTCGCTATAGTACAAGTATGCTACAAAATTTACTCATTCATTCAAAATCATTTTTGTAAAAACTAAATTTACAATCAAACATTCTTCCTTCAATAACTGGTGTGTTCTTTCAGAAAAAAGAAGCAAATGGAGAAAATGAACTTGAAATACCACCGCCACAGAGTAAAATACCCCTCGACTCTATTCTATTTCCAAATAAAACCCTGTCAAACTTATAACTTTGTGCTGCAGCCTGCAAGCGATACTCACCCAAATCACAAGAGATGGATCTTGCACTCTGCAATTCCATGTCATCTTTCTCAAAATGTCTGATGTACTTCCTAATGTCTTGTTGAAGCTCAAGGGTTTCAGCTGGCTTATGAGCAAATGAGAATTTCCACTCTTTGGCTCTGTTGGCACTGTTAGGACTAATCTGATTCAAGGTTGGCTCTGCAGGACCACTGCTGACCATTAGTCCTGAGGGATTTTGGGCATTGGTAAATTGACTTTGGATGCTCAATGCCTGAAAAAGAAACTAACATAGTATCATCAGAAATCAAAGTTTAGTAAAAGTacactaaaagaaaaaaagaaaaaaaagggaagaagatgAATATTAAAATCCATACAAAATTGAAACTAAAATAGCCGAAGTGGAAAATGGAGAACAGACCCAAATTACTAGGAAGATCAGGCCGAAGAAAAATAACTAAATGAAAAAAGGCAAACATCAACAATGTAAAAATATAGTTGTCAGAACCAAATAGCACTGGATATTTGATCAGGAAATAATGAATGTGGTGTGGGAATTGAACAACAAAAGGGAACCCCACAGAATTTTAAAATTTACTAGATTAGTCATTTCTTCACCCAGGCTTAGGAAGGCATTTTAGGGACAGAACTGAATTTTAATCAAGTGAGCTCTTTCCCCAATTATGCCAGCTGAAATGTAACTAGAATCAAACTTCCTATACCTAAATTGATTCATACTCTAATACCAAACACTTTACTCTATAGTTAAATTTGAAAAGTAATTTGCTTTCTCATAGTGTGATAACACCATATCAGATTGGCATGCACAGTTGATAACATATTGAACTTTTCTTGCTTAATTTACTATACCTTTTTGAAATATCTATTTCCAATTGTAATTTTTATATACTTCATTTAAATTGTAAAAGACTTGAAAAAATTCTGAACTAACAATAAATTTACTGAGTTCAGTAGTTGAACTGAAAAAACTTAATCCAGCAGCTGTCTGAGTCAATTGACAGAATGGTCTTACAATTATATGCTAGAGAAATGAACCCAAATGAGGATATATGTACAACTTGGTCGCCATAACTTAGATGCATTTCTTCCCATTCACAAACATAATAGTTTAGGGGAAGAAAGCggtagaaaaaagaaaacaaaaacaaaaactttatAGTAAACAGTTAAACACAAAGGTATGGGATGGACCTGTTTTTCATTGAGTCTACGGTTTGAGCTATTCATGACTGAAGCACTTGAACTTTCTTGGAGTAAAGATAGACTTTTATCAACAGGGGTATTAATACCAACTAAGTTGAAAGGTGGATCCTCTGGCGATGAAAAGTCAGAACTATCAAAAGTTGACAGGGATACACACTCATCAAAATAGGCCAGAGCTTCTTCTGTTAGACGTTTTGacatctttcttctttcaatgCTAGCCTGTGAGAGCAATTTAATAGATGAGCATGAAGAAAGGACAAGAGACAGAGTGTGATGTTTTTATCTGAATTCTGGATGCAAGTCTGTTCTCAATGTTTTTATGGCTGTGACCATACACAAAACATAAGAAAGCTTCTGAGCAAGCGGTGATAAATATTCCATGTACATATATAGAGCATTTGTGCACAGACGCATTTTGATACATGCTCCAACGAACTTTCAAGTGACATGTCCTAGTACAGTTTTTGGTAAATGTTAATTTAAATCCAAGAGGCAGCATTTAACAATTTATTAAGAGATGGAGAATTTGTTATTAACACTCTTTAAAAGTTAATccaattccttttattttattttgagcatACCGGAGCTAATAAATATTAACTTTGGGGTGCAGCAACGCTGTTCTCTGGATCAGTAGTGACCAGAAGAAACCCTGGTCAATCACCCTAGAATCTACACCCAAGGGTAGTAAACGAATTATCTCAAGCTGAAAAGATTTCTTTCCACCCTTTGATTTAGATTCAAGGGTGATTGACGAAGAATTCCCTGGTGTACTGACCAAGAGAACAATACTATGGAGGATAGATTGACTTTTTGGGATTGTTGATAACAACTTCCTAAGATATGCAAATGCACAGAAGATCCATACAAACTCGCTTCATTTTCTGAAAACTGAATCTATTGTAATATCTGCATCCAAGAATATAAAAAACACCAGAAAACAAACACACTTGCCATGCTCCAAGGCAAATAAATCCGATAATACTAAATGGAAATTAACCGAACTACTAGGAGGGAattgaaggagaagaaaaaaattcctACTTTTCTTCCAGGACGAGATTTTGGCGCATTAGATATCTTGGGATCTGGAAGTACTTCCTTCAGGATTCTGCTGAGCTCTTGTCCACGGTGCTCCTCAACAGCCAGATCTGATTGAAGTTTGCTAGCCCGTTCCTTGGACTGCAAGCTTAAGGCAACGTTCTACTTAGTAGAGATATTGTACactgaataaaaaaataaaaaaataaaactagaagggaaaaaaaagagagaggcaAAAAGCAAGAAGAATAAAGGGTTGGAAGTATCCCTTCAATGACATTGTTTCCTTAATGGGGATCAACATCTCTTTTAAATCACGTCAACAAAGGAAGCTTCTTTTAGATGAAACTCAGTAGGCATACACAACAGCAATTGATAAGAATTTTGGGTCACCCAAAAGTAATGTCAAAACAGGGTAACTAGATTCTTCAAACCCTTAACATAGTTGCATGAAGCAACCACTTCAAAAATTCCAATGCACGCATTTGCAATGTGGGGATCTCATGATTTTAAAGGTAAAAGTAATAATACACTCCTACAGTCCTACTGAAGTACCAGATTACACATTACACTAAATAATGGATTGTAAAATTACTGCCACATCAATTATGTACCCCATCAAAAATGAAAAGGGGATCTGAATTACAGTGCCACAACAACAGGCACGTGTCCCTGATGAAACATAGTCATCTGGCTTAATCAGATCACTGTGTCTTCATCTACTCTAACATATTCTATCTAGTAACTTCCAAGCAATGACATTGTCAAATGTCAATTAAGCCACACCCAACTAATCAGCATGGTCAAACTTTGGCACAACCTCATACCAAGCATGGTTACAGAAATGGAAATTTTACCTGCTCAAGTTTTTTGGCATATTCTCTTCTGATGTCCAAAACTAATTCAACTGCACTTGGATTTACCAGGTCAGGAGGGATATCAGAAACGTCAGAAGTTGCCAGTGCCGGAGTATTGCCCCTTCGCATAGCCTGAGCTTGTAAGAAGCAAAGAGAAtataatcaaaataaaaacaatgccTGCAGTCTGCAAAtacatacaattttttttttttaaatgccaGCCTCTTGACATTGCTCTTGTTAATTAAAGCAATTGCATGGGAGCAAGCACAAGAGATGTATATTTATAAGAACACAGAAAATATGGCAACTAAGAACATGtagacagttttttttttcggtagctaaacaacacaaaaaataaatcTATAAATTACTAGTCATCTGAAGAAACAGGCTGTGGTATAGCGGTTATTTGTAAGGTAGGTACTGCCTCCATGATTCCTAAAAACAAAGAGCCAAAAACAAATCCTCAACCAAACTGTCCAAAACCTGGTGGTGATCCATCTGTTCAAGACATTACACGTACATTAAGGTCTCTCCTTTAACAACTACATGATATGCTTAGGGTTCAAATTGCCTAAGCAAATGTTTTACTTAAGGTTAGACACTAGGTTTGTATTGTGATGCCTAACTCCTAAAGAGCTCTTTTAAATAGTCACTTTAACCTTCCATTTATAATCTCAAATTGTCGTAC
This portion of the Rosa chinensis cultivar Old Blush chromosome 1, RchiOBHm-V2, whole genome shotgun sequence genome encodes:
- the LOC112181834 gene encoding uncharacterized protein LOC112181834 isoform X1 → MAVSAFKSSTRRSNPTGASTSSSSSAISKRSTDIDTSSTKKPNPPIRRSRSVSAFSRSVSTLDSQDNIFLNKRDNPLFWSTDSPTAVDPKTPLVKPDKDSRPATSSSAADTRRGRSVSRNADVLVGRSQSRVDSSRSLSRVDTGRRNRSVSRCPEPRGRSVISKSEDEQECTSTLNKGDEGKKGGLVRTSSDELDQLKGLRTWSSQHSPFQPSHANLSSLQSSNWEDGVSTASSLSGAEDKTFKAACEQMNMNYGHSGDDLSVQAVHLENDTTSSNIYETVRSEVRRAISEIQIDLESAMRRGNTPALATSDVSDIPPDLVNPSAVELVLDIRREYAKKLEQSKERASKLQSDLAVEEHRGQELSRILKEVLPDPKISNAPKSRPGRKASIERRKMSKRLTEEALAYFDECVSLSTFDSSDFSSPEDPPFNLVGINTPVDKSLSLLQESSSASVMNSSNRRLNEKQALSIQSQFTNAQNPSGLMVSSGPAEPTLNQISPNSANRAKEWKFSFAHKPAETLELQQDIRKYIRHFEKDDMELQSARSISCDLGEYRLQAAAQSYKFDRVLFGNRIESRGILLCGGGISSSFSPFASFF